GCGCGTGGCTGGGTGCCGTGCATCTGTTGCTGATGTCACTGGCGGTCATGGCGACCGGCAACCACTACCTGCTCGACATCGTCGCAGGGCTGGCGGTCGTCAGCGTCGCGCTGGGAATTGATTGGGTGCTCTTCCACCGCCGCAACGGTTCGGTCGTTCAGATGATGACCAGCCCACGTACGGTCGCATATGGGACTGCACGATGAGTGATCCTCGTGTGCCGGAGCGCGGCGCGTCGACGGCCATCGTCGGCAGCGCGTTCGCCGAGCAGTCCGCGCCACGCGAGCGCGGCGCGATCTCGACGACGCAGCCGTGGTGGCAAACCGAGGGGCTGGCGCTGGCTGTCCTCGGCATCGTCACGCTCGTCGCAATCGTGCAGGTGTTCTTCCGCGGGGCGCTGATGGGGCAGGACACGGCGACGCAGTTCTACCCGTGGTACGACTACCTCGGCGAGCGCCTACGCTCCGGCAGCATCCCCGGCTGGAACCCGTACCAGTTTTCCGGCGCGCCGTTCGCCGCCGACCCGCAGTCGGGCTGGACCTACCTCCCGGCGATGGTGCTGTTCAGCCTGTTCTCGCTGCCGGTCGCCATCCCCGTCTTCCTGACGCTGCACCTCGTGCTGGCCGGTGGGGCGACCTACGCGCTCGCTCGACTCCTGCGCCTCGGCGTCAGCGGCGCGCTCGTCGCCGCCATCGCCTACGAGCTGTCGGGGCCGGTCTATGGCCGTTCGGTCTGCTGCGCCGCCGGGTTTGAGGTCGCGACATGGGCACCGGTCGCGCTGGTCGGGGCCGAGCTGGCTATTCAGCGCCGCGACATGGTCGGTCGCTTCGTCGGCTGGTTCATCGCCGGGCTGGCGATCAGTCAGGCGCTGGCTGCCTGGCTTGGTCAGGGCTCGTACTACGTCCTGCTGATGGTTGGCGCGTTCATCGCCTACCGCACGCTGCTCGCGCCGGAAGCGTTCGCGAGTGCCTGGCGCTCCCGCATCAGCGGCGCGTTCATGCACGGGGGTGCGGTGCTGGCGATCGGCTTCGGTCTGGCTGCTGCCGGTATCCTGCCGCGCCTCGCCTATATCGAGGCGACCAACGTCTCGGGCGGGCAATACGGCGGTGCGAGCGATTGGGCGTCACAAATCGGCGGCGTGACCTGGTCGATGCTGTTCCACCGCATCCTCGATCCGACGCTGCACTATCCGGGTGCGGCGGCTGGTGCGTTGGCGCTGCTGGCGCTGATTCTGGCGCGCGGCTGGATCGGCACGCGCTTCTTTGCCGGATTCGGCATCGCCGCGATGGTGCTGGCCATGCCGATCGAGACGCCGCTGCATCGCCTGCTCTATCTGGTGTTGCCGCGCTTCGAGGCGCTGCATCAGCACTGGCCGGAGCGCATCGCTGTTGTCGCCTACATCACGGCAGCGCTGCTGGCCGGTGCAACGATCGACGCGCTGGAGCGTCGCCAGCCACGACCGCGCACACTGGCGGTCGCGGCGGCAGTCCCCCTCATCATCATCGGCGTGCAGGTGCTGTTCGGCGTCGGGTTACCGCTGGCCGCGA
The Thermomicrobiales bacterium genome window above contains:
- a CDS encoding phosphatase PAP2 family protein, translated to AWLGAVHLLLMSLAVMATGNHYLLDIVAGLAVVSVALGIDWVLFHRRNGSVVQMMTSPRTVAYGTAR
- a CDS encoding YfhO family protein; this encodes MSDPRVPERGASTAIVGSAFAEQSAPRERGAISTTQPWWQTEGLALAVLGIVTLVAIVQVFFRGALMGQDTATQFYPWYDYLGERLRSGSIPGWNPYQFSGAPFAADPQSGWTYLPAMVLFSLFSLPVAIPVFLTLHLVLAGGATYALARLLRLGVSGALVAAIAYELSGPVYGRSVCCAAGFEVATWAPVALVGAELAIQRRDMVGRFVGWFIAGLAISQALAAWLGQGSYYVLLMVGAFIAYRTLLAPEAFASAWRSRISGAFMHGGAVLAIGFGLAAAGILPRLAYIEATNVSGGQYGGASDWASQIGGVTWSMLFHRILDPTLHYPGAAAGALALLALILARGWIGTRFFAGFGIAAMVLAMPIETPLHRLLYLVLPRFEALHQHWPERIAVVAYITAALLAGATIDALERRQPRPRTLAVAAAVPLIIIGVQVLFGVGLPLAAILAVVGAAAIVGLSAVPSFRFVRSAAAPAMILIVTADLLLGFHGVRENAPYGGFHRVDIESYFSATGAVHFLRRSTVDEPARYIGYDPQERVTENGQVVLYRYQFGDQETASLLVNNRATMHGIDDAQGYNPVQPSRYVDLMTALNGSAQEYHGANVFPNGINSPLVDLLNIRYLIVPSVPTDSRPDLDKLAETFPIVYADRKVTIMENPDALPRAWIVHDAQVATPDATLTLLADGSVDPREVVLLETAPPELAPGDGNDAVSVTAQSPDSMRLATSTSADGMLVVSNGYDPGWKAWVDGEQVEVVPADHALQAIPLPAGEHTVTLRYETPGLNLGLAITGTTVLLLIIGWFVIRQRANGRRPDGGATSGRVDARGRRRWLVARRVGA